From Anopheles arabiensis isolate DONGOLA chromosome 3, AaraD3, whole genome shotgun sequence, a single genomic window includes:
- the LOC120901209 gene encoding trypsin-like: MGKKVPVVCGFLVAFLVVLTQGEPVLIERELVNTVDRIANEVHENAFAVEEEAVAADKFLAQADSVSPFLVGGGPALAGAFPAQVAVQIGTAAFCGGSILNQNHILTAAGCVLDANNHLIAANQVTVRAGVLVVDQNAPVMAVNRIFPHPQYNPWTFENDIAVLRLTNNIVFPQVALPNMAPAELNLRIVPDSTVCQVLGWNWQQAAQNVPLQVLNVQYSPRTTCNAQHQGMLHDSMACTVLNQATHGVCAPNRGGGLYCNDRLTGIISFGFGCGTNNTYTVYTQVRYYHHWIQQQFGRTDTPVAGPTPMPGVVGGGGGGGTASSITLSLATVLVAIVAALLLN; encoded by the coding sequence atgggTAAAAAAGTGCCTGTGGTGTGTGGGTTCCTGGTGGCGTTCCTGGTGGTTCTTACCCAGGGAGAACCTGTCCTGATTGAACGTGAACTAGTCAACACAGTGGATCGTATTGCGAACGAAGTGCACGAGAATGCCTTCGCAGTGGAAGAGGAGGCCGTGGCTGCAGACAAGTTCCTCGCGCAGGCTGATTCCGTGAGTCCGTTCCTGGTGGGTGGTGGACCGGCGTTGGCTGGCGCTTTCCCGGCCCAGGTTGCGGTACAGATCGGTACGGCTGCGTTCTGCGGTGGTTCGATCCTGAACCAAAATCACATCCTAACGGCGGCCGGTTGCGTGCTGGACGCGAACAATCATCTCATCGCCGCCAACCAGGTTACGGTGCGCGCCGGTGTACTGGTCGTAGATCAAAACGCACCAGTTATGGCGGTGAATCGGATCTTCCCCCATCCGCAGTACAACCCGTGGACGTTCGAGAATGATATTGCGGTGCTGCGGCTCACGAACAACATCGTGTTTCCGCAGGTCGCTCTGCCGAACATGGCACCGGCCGAGCTGAATCTTCGGATCGTGCCAGACTCCACGGTGTGCCAGGTGCTTGGGTGGAACTGGCAGCAGGCTGCCCAGAACGTACCGCTGCAGGTGTTGAATGTGCAGTATTCACCGCGCACTACCTGCAACGCCCAGCACCAGGGCATGCTGCACGACTCGATGGCCTGCACCGTGCTGAATCAGGCCACGCACGGTGTCTGTGCCCCGAACCGAGGCGGTGGGCTGTACTGTAACGATCGGCTGACCGGCATCATCTCGTTCGGGTTTGGCTGCGGTACGAACAACACGTACACGGTGTACACGCAGGTGCGGTACTATCACCACTGGATTCAGCAGCAGTTCGGCCGTACGGATACGCCCGTAGCCGGGCCAACGCCAATGCCGGGCGTtgtcggtggtggcggcggtggtggcactGCCAGCTCCATCACACTGTCCCTGGCAACCGTGCTGGTGGCGATCGTAGCAGCCCTCCTCCTCAACTAG
- the LOC120902705 gene encoding uncharacterized protein LOC120902705 produces MSNRNRTGTLITIGVLLTIVSGPAFCETFQFPEFVAVEGDAGAACGGWIIDKVLRPHVLTTAACVKRGSRSVRQLLVRYGSAEVTSRTSSLAIDRMLTFGEDERLVVLSTFGRLRRNPPVSAPTDQRLNGTSLLCWQRTTDGALQKTLLKVAPDQRHTLKHLIDTLHCRDSETGEYHLEGALIMENLIPAAMLTVRTRDESSICGTSVDILELSDLSSASGDARSMIDTPLVEPVPDNGFPLDQPNSPFGYIVYVIFMGYCILYTLMFFIYGLMRTNPSTDL; encoded by the exons ATGAGCAATCGGAACCGCACGGGAACGTTAATCACCATCGGCGTGCTGCTTACTATTGTGAGCGGCCCGGCATTCTGTGAGACGTTTCAGTTTCCCGAATTT GTTGCGGTCGAAGGTGACGCTGGAGCAGCATGCGGTGGTTGGATTATTGATAAGGTGCTTAGACCACATGTTTTAACGACCGCAGCCTGCGTGAAGCGAGGCAGTCGAAGTGTGCGACAACTGCTGGTGCGATATGGCAGTGCGGAAGTAACAAGCCGTACCTCGAGTTTGGCCATCGACAGGATGCTGACCTTTGGGGAAGATGAACGGCTTGTTGTGCTCAGTACGTTCGGTCGGTTGCGAAGAAATCCTCCAGTGTCCGCACCAACCGACCAGCGACTCAATGGTACCTCGCTGCTTTGCTGGCAGCGAACGACAGATGGTGCGTTGCAGAAAACCTTACTCAAGGTTGCACCGGATCAGAGGCACACATTAAAACATCTTATCGATACCCTGCACTGTCGAGATTCGGAGACAGGAGAGTATCACCTGGAAGGTGCTCTTATCATGGAAAATCTCATACCAGCCGCTATGTTAACAGTGCGAACGCGCGATGAATCTTCCATCTGTGGCACTTCGGTGGACATATTAGAGCTGTCCGATCTAAGCTCGGCAAGCGGTGACGCACGTTCGATGATTGATACACCGCTGGTGGAGCCCGTTCCCGATAATGGTTTCCCGCTGGACCAACCGAACTCACCGTTCGGATACATCGTGTACGTTATCTTCATGGGCTACTGCATACTCTACACACTGATGTTCTTTATCTACGGTTTAATGCGCACGAACCCGAGTACGGATTTGTAG